In the genome of Nocardia sp. NBC_00416, one region contains:
- a CDS encoding TerC family protein, with product MQVTALIWGITIAVILGLFVFDFFAHVRTPHEPTFRESGFWSAVYIGLALAFGGVIAWKWGGTFAGEYYAGFVTEKALSVDNLFIFLIIMSTFAVPRIYQQKVLLIGIVVALGMRGVFIAVGAAAISAFSWVFYLFGLFLVYTAVKLLKDSGHEVAEEQKRDSRIVALTKRLVPTTDTYDGDKLVTRIDGRRVVTPMLLALLAIGFADLLFALDSIPAIYGLTEEPYIVFTANAFALMGLRQLYFLIGGLLDRLVYLSYGLAAILAFIGIKLVLHALHENTLPFINGGEHVSVPEISTALSLSVILGILVVATVASLLRTRGRARPQSAAGSGD from the coding sequence ATGCAGGTAACCGCTCTCATCTGGGGAATCACCATCGCGGTGATCCTCGGCCTGTTCGTTTTCGATTTCTTCGCACATGTGCGCACTCCGCACGAACCGACCTTCCGTGAGTCCGGGTTCTGGTCCGCGGTGTACATCGGTCTGGCCCTCGCCTTCGGCGGTGTGATCGCCTGGAAGTGGGGCGGGACCTTCGCCGGCGAGTACTACGCCGGCTTCGTCACCGAGAAGGCGCTCTCGGTGGACAACCTGTTCATCTTCCTGATCATCATGTCCACCTTCGCGGTACCGCGGATCTATCAGCAGAAGGTGCTGCTCATCGGCATCGTGGTGGCCCTGGGTATGCGCGGTGTCTTCATCGCGGTCGGCGCCGCGGCGATCAGCGCGTTCAGCTGGGTCTTCTACCTTTTCGGCCTGTTCCTGGTCTACACCGCGGTGAAACTGCTGAAGGACAGCGGTCACGAGGTCGCGGAGGAGCAGAAACGCGACAGCCGGATCGTCGCGCTGACCAAGCGACTGGTGCCGACCACCGACACCTACGACGGCGACAAACTGGTGACCCGGATCGACGGCCGCCGCGTGGTGACCCCGATGCTGCTCGCGCTGCTGGCCATCGGGTTCGCCGATCTGCTGTTCGCGCTCGACTCGATTCCGGCCATCTACGGCCTGACCGAGGAGCCCTACATCGTGTTCACCGCGAACGCTTTCGCGCTGATGGGCCTGCGCCAGCTGTACTTCCTGATCGGTGGCCTGCTCGACCGGTTGGTCTATCTGTCCTACGGCCTGGCGGCCATCCTGGCCTTCATCGGTATCAAACTGGTGCTGCACGCCCTGCACGAGAACACGCTGCCGTTCATCAACGGCGGCGAGCACGTGAGCGTGCCGGAGATCTCCACCGCGCTGTCGCTCTCGGTGATCCTCGGCATCCTGGTGGTGGCCACAGTCGCCAGCCTGCTGCGCACCCGCGGGCGCGCCCGGCCGCAATCGGCCGCGGGGTCCGGCGACTAG
- a CDS encoding DNA translocase FtsK, whose amino-acid sequence MAGKSRGTTTPGTRAGSARGRTTAARSRSGNSRQAAGAAKAQSPARKTTRRAARPGTGTRPARGAARRTAASRRSDTAPLAVFSRMVSGGWTVAARGLGATTRAISRAGEIEHGHRRDGVALGLIALSAVIAAAVWLSAGGPIGRAVEAVIRAISGSAAALLPFVAAAVAVVLMRTEPRPDIRPRLVLGGLLIGLPLLGLWHIADGAPADAAGRADAAGFVGFVIGGPVTDGLTAWLSVPILLLAVVFGVLLVTGTTMREAPQRLREFFGAPGYGDDADYRDGYDPVDEYDADSGEAPAKSRRRRRTPVENYPADEFVGPTAGGAGEPPLRDAKPIATGSDGEQPAGRRTRKPAAPAAVDQTPPPLPEPEFVTDRVTEGDYTLPPMSLLIEGDPPRKRSAANESMIEAITEVLVQFKIDAAVTGFVRGPTVTRYEVELGPGVKVEKITALTRNIAYAVATENVRLLAPIPGKSAVGIEVPNADRELVRLADVLTAPSTRNDHHPLVIGLGKNIEGEFVSANLAKTPHLLVAGSTGSGKSSFVNSMLVSLLQRATPDEVRMILVDPKMVELTPYEGIPHLITPIITQPKKAAAALAWLVEEMEQRYQDMQASKVRHIDDFNRKVKSGAITTPLGSERVYRPYPYILAIVDELADLMMTAPRDVEDAIVRITQKARAAGIHLVLATQRPSVDVVTGLIKTNVPSRLAFATSSLTDSRVILDQPGAEKLIGMGDGLFLPMGAGKPTRLQGAFISDEEIHAVVEFTKNQAEPEYTEGVTAAKAGEKKDVDPDIGDDLDVFLQAVELVVTSQFGSTSMLQRKLRVGFAKAGRLMDLMETRGVVGPSEGSKARDVLIKPDELDGLLWSIRGGGADEEPEPDDE is encoded by the coding sequence ATGGCAGGTAAGTCCCGCGGCACAACCACACCTGGTACGCGGGCGGGATCGGCTCGGGGGCGGACCACCGCGGCGCGTTCTCGTTCGGGCAATTCGCGTCAGGCGGCCGGCGCAGCGAAAGCGCAGAGCCCGGCGCGGAAAACCACCCGGCGGGCGGCGCGCCCGGGCACCGGAACCCGTCCCGCCCGGGGCGCGGCCCGCCGCACCGCGGCGTCGCGCCGATCCGATACGGCGCCCCTGGCGGTGTTCAGCCGGATGGTCAGCGGCGGCTGGACCGTCGCGGCACGGGGGCTCGGCGCCACCACCCGGGCCATCAGCCGGGCCGGGGAGATCGAACACGGCCATCGCCGTGACGGGGTCGCGCTCGGATTGATCGCGCTCAGTGCGGTGATCGCGGCCGCTGTCTGGCTGTCGGCGGGCGGTCCGATCGGACGCGCGGTGGAGGCCGTCATCCGCGCGATCAGCGGTTCGGCGGCAGCGCTCCTGCCGTTCGTGGCCGCCGCTGTCGCGGTGGTGTTGATGCGCACCGAGCCGCGGCCGGATATCCGCCCGCGCCTGGTGCTGGGCGGGCTGCTGATCGGGCTGCCGTTGCTGGGGTTGTGGCATATCGCCGACGGTGCCCCGGCGGACGCCGCGGGCCGTGCCGACGCCGCCGGATTCGTCGGATTCGTCATCGGCGGGCCGGTCACCGACGGGCTCACGGCTTGGCTGTCGGTGCCCATACTGCTGCTGGCCGTCGTATTCGGCGTACTCCTGGTTACCGGCACGACAATGCGGGAAGCGCCCCAGCGGCTGCGGGAGTTCTTCGGTGCGCCCGGTTACGGCGACGACGCCGACTATCGCGACGGTTACGACCCGGTGGACGAATACGACGCCGACTCCGGCGAGGCGCCCGCGAAGTCGCGGCGCCGCCGGCGCACCCCGGTCGAGAACTATCCCGCCGACGAGTTCGTGGGTCCCACGGCGGGCGGTGCGGGCGAGCCGCCGCTGCGCGATGCCAAGCCGATCGCCACCGGCTCCGACGGCGAACAGCCCGCGGGCCGCCGCACACGCAAACCCGCCGCGCCCGCCGCGGTCGATCAGACCCCGCCGCCGCTCCCGGAACCGGAATTCGTCACCGACCGGGTCACCGAGGGTGATTACACGCTGCCGCCGATGAGCCTGCTCATCGAGGGCGATCCGCCCCGCAAACGCAGCGCCGCCAATGAATCGATGATCGAGGCCATCACCGAGGTGCTGGTGCAGTTCAAGATCGACGCGGCGGTGACCGGATTCGTCCGGGGCCCGACCGTGACCCGGTACGAGGTGGAACTCGGCCCCGGGGTGAAGGTCGAGAAGATCACCGCGCTCACCCGCAATATCGCGTACGCGGTGGCCACCGAGAACGTGCGTCTGCTCGCCCCGATCCCGGGTAAGTCCGCGGTCGGTATCGAGGTGCCCAACGCCGACCGGGAACTGGTCCGGCTCGCCGATGTGCTCACCGCGCCCTCCACGCGCAACGACCACCATCCGCTGGTGATCGGGCTGGGTAAGAACATCGAGGGCGAGTTCGTCTCGGCGAATCTGGCCAAAACGCCCCATCTGCTGGTCGCCGGTTCCACCGGCTCCGGTAAGTCGAGTTTCGTGAACTCGATGCTGGTATCGCTGTTGCAGCGGGCCACGCCGGACGAGGTCCGGATGATCCTGGTCGACCCGAAGATGGTGGAACTCACCCCCTACGAGGGCATCCCGCATCTGATCACGCCCATCATCACCCAGCCGAAGAAAGCCGCCGCGGCGCTGGCCTGGCTGGTGGAGGAGATGGAACAGCGGTACCAGGACATGCAGGCCAGCAAGGTCCGGCATATCGACGATTTCAACCGGAAGGTGAAATCCGGGGCCATCACGACGCCGCTGGGCAGTGAGCGGGTGTACCGGCCGTACCCCTACATCCTGGCGATCGTCGACGAACTCGCCGACCTGATGATGACCGCGCCCCGCGATGTCGAGGACGCCATCGTCCGGATCACGCAGAAGGCGCGCGCGGCCGGTATCCATCTGGTGCTGGCCACCCAGCGGCCGTCGGTGGATGTGGTGACCGGCCTGATCAAGACCAATGTGCCGTCCCGGCTGGCCTTCGCGACATCGTCACTCACCGATTCGCGCGTTATCCTCGACCAGCCCGGCGCCGAGAAGCTCATCGGTATGGGTGACGGACTCTTCCTGCCGATGGGCGCGGGTAAACCGACCCGGTTGCAGGGCGCCTTCATCAGCGATGAGGAGATCCACGCGGTCGTCGAGTTCACCAAGAACCAGGCCGAGCCCGAATACACCGAAGGCGTCACCGCGGCCAAGGCCGGGGAGAAGAAGGACGTCGATCCCGATATCGGTGACGATCTCGATGTGTTCCTGCAGGCGGTAGAGCTGGTCGTGACCTCGCAGTTCGGATCCACCTCCATGTTGCAGCGCAAACTCCGGGTCGGATTCGCGAAGGCGGGCCGGTTGATGGATCTCATGGAGACCCGGGGTGTGGTGGGGCCGAGTGAGGGGTCCAAGGCGCGTGACGTGCTGATCAAACCGGATGAGCTGGACGGCCTGCTCTGGTCGATCCGCGGCGGCGGTGCCGATGAGGAGCCGGAACCGGACGACGAGTGA
- a CDS encoding TIGR03085 family metal-binding protein, translating to MNMAQRERRALVETMKGTGPDAPTLCGEWSVRELAAHLVVRERRPDAAPGIMLRPFAGYLQRVQDKAAGRPFDALLEQVRTGPPWWSPLRPVDAFANLSEMFVHHEDVRRARPGWEPRDLPAEDQQRLWSMLRRMGKMAYRKSPVPVEFSIPGGDRIRIVDGAGPAVTLTGTPAELLLHAFGRDQVRIDTEGEPDAVRQVLALDRSI from the coding sequence GTGAACATGGCTCAGCGTGAACGCCGTGCATTGGTCGAAACGATGAAGGGCACCGGCCCGGACGCGCCCACATTATGCGGTGAGTGGTCCGTGCGCGAACTCGCGGCGCACCTGGTGGTGCGGGAACGACGACCCGATGCCGCGCCGGGAATCATGTTGCGTCCCTTCGCCGGCTATCTGCAGCGAGTCCAGGACAAGGCGGCCGGCCGGCCGTTCGACGCTCTCCTGGAGCAGGTCCGTACCGGCCCGCCCTGGTGGTCGCCGCTGCGGCCGGTGGACGCGTTCGCGAATCTGAGCGAGATGTTCGTCCATCACGAGGATGTTCGCCGTGCGCGTCCCGGATGGGAGCCGCGGGACCTGCCCGCCGAGGATCAGCAGCGGCTGTGGTCGATGCTGCGCCGAATGGGCAAGATGGCGTACCGGAAATCGCCGGTGCCGGTGGAATTCTCGATACCCGGCGGAGACCGGATCCGGATCGTGGACGGTGCCGGGCCCGCGGTGACGCTGACCGGCACGCCCGCCGAACTGCTCCTGCACGCCTTCGGGCGCGATCAGGTCCGGATCGATACCGAGGGGGAACCGGACGCCGTCCGTCAGGTGCTGGCACTCGATCGTTCGATCTGA
- a CDS encoding DUF4189 domain-containing protein → MKKFLTVAAVLVATIGSLLAASVTPAHAQSSSYYGAIAVSLSTGNYGWSYDYDSYSEAEQAAESSCGAADCVAKISWRNGCGALAVSDSWLSYGSGATRAAARSEALANNPGSAVIEHWNCTSGYDL, encoded by the coding sequence TTGAAGAAGTTTCTCACCGTTGCCGCCGTTCTGGTGGCGACCATCGGTTCATTGCTCGCCGCTTCGGTGACTCCGGCGCACGCGCAGTCCAGTAGTTACTACGGGGCCATCGCGGTATCCCTGTCCACCGGCAACTACGGCTGGTCCTATGACTACGACAGCTACTCCGAAGCCGAGCAGGCCGCCGAGAGCAGCTGCGGCGCCGCCGATTGCGTCGCCAAGATCTCCTGGCGCAACGGATGCGGCGCGCTCGCGGTTTCGGACAGCTGGCTGAGCTACGGCTCCGGCGCCACCCGGGCCGCGGCCCGCTCCGAGGCGCTGGCCAACAACCCCGGCAGCGCCGTGATCGAACACTGGAACTGCACCTCCGGCTACGACCTGTGA